A segment of the Malaclemys terrapin pileata isolate rMalTer1 chromosome 1, rMalTer1.hap1, whole genome shotgun sequence genome:
AAAAAAAGCTACTAACAGTACTTTCATGGATGTGTGGAGAGTAGGTAGAGTTCCATAGCAGCAAGAGCACTgttccaagcaaaaaaaaaaaaaaaaaaattatatagatAGAAGGGGCCCAAGATGGGACTCCCAAGTTAGAGGGAGTACCTTTCACTTGGAGGGAAGAAAGTTATGAGTCTGGATGCTGGTCAGTTGGATAATTAGATCAGAATTCTATTTACATGCACAAGTTTAGGCAATGAAACATTTTCTGTTGTGTCAAATTTTAAACAGCTTCCTGGAAATCTAGATTACAGTTTATAACACACAAGCATTTACCTACAAATATTCTAGACTTACACTAGTTCTAGAATGCCTCTCATCTAAGGTGACGAGGCTAATAAATGTTAGTGCATCAAGCCTCGCTGTGTGGGGTAGAGGAAACATTCCTGTTTTATACATAAAACCCCTGCAATACACAATGGAACAGGAAAGCAAGGGTAAGACCTACACCTCACGAACAAGTCCTGTACCTTAGTTAAGACCATTCTCTGAAACGAGGATTGAGTATAGGGGAGCACGAGTCTCAAATGATGGCAAACTATtggaacaacgaggagtccttggtggcaccttagagactaaaatttatgtgggcataagcctttgtgggctaaaatccacttcatcaaaTACACTAAGGTTATTAAAGTGTCAAAATGACCACACCACACATCAGCATCTACCATGACTCACTTGCTTTTGGGAAGAGGATACCTAAGGAGGTGAAATTTGTGAGGTACCACTCACAGGTGAGTTCAAGGGTAACACCAATTTTCACTTACGCTTTCATGTAGTCCTTGATATACTTCTTGTAGGACTCTTTTGTGAAGCTAGTTTCCTGAAGATGGTGATTCATTACTATATCGACACCAGTGATAACTGTGGGATCTGTTCCTTCTTCAATAGCTTCAGAGGAGGCATTGCCACCAATTAAAGCATCAGCAATCTGACCCTCTGTCCTGGTGACCATCTAGATTTAAAGAGAACACCAAAAGCTCATTAGAGAAAAGCTCCCCAGAACCAAATGATACTTACATTGTTTAGAAAAGCACCATCAACTCAGTCCTACTGCTGCTGTCAGTCAATTCAGGAACTGCTCATTTTAAAGCTGAAGTGGACTATAGAACTACCCCATTATTTAACAATAACAGCACTGAATTCTTCGACTGTCCTATCAGGTAAATAGGGCTAGGACTTCCATACAGATTAAAGATATCGGTCAGTACTGGTATACTATTTCTGTGCCAAGTCCTGATACGAATGATAAACCACCACCAAAAGCTATACAAACTATTCTCAGATATGTCAATCCTCTAGCCTGGGTATTCTCAGACATGCCAGTCACCTATGTGGTTTGCTTCCTTTTAGTCACTAGCAACAAATCAAGTTGGTACCTATTTCAGGAAAGAGCTAAAAACCATAGTTAACTGATCCGCTAGCAGGAGGGACCAAAATAAGGTGAGTTACCTTCAACTGTGCTGGTCTCCAAGTTAACCCCTCGCCCTTGTTACTCTAAGCGTGGATACCCTGGGGAGGGCCAACAGGGCTTGGCCAAAGCTGCCCCCACACCATAGCAACCTCACTCCCGAGACTGCCTGTGGGCCCCGAGCAGACCGGAGCGAGCAGCTGAGGTTACCGGCCGGCGCCGATCAGTTACCAGACAGCCTTGCTGGTTACACCCGCGGAGAGGCTGGGCCTCTAGGGAGCAATAGGCCAGAAATGGGCCGGGGCCTCGGGCCACAGAGCCACCCGAGGGTGGGGGTAGTTCCCAGTTCCGCGGCCTGCGTCCCGGGGAAGCGCTCGGGGCCGGCGCGCgccctgggcagggagcagcGTCCCCAGCAGCTGCCGGGACACGTGTCCCCCAACCCCGGGCGGGCCCTGCCCCGGTGACTCACCTTCCCCTCCACTTCCAAGCAGAGCCCGTCGGCGACCTCCCGGATGCTGTAGATATCGGAGAACATCTCATCCTCTGCGGGGAGAGCGCGGCGTCAGCCCGGCCcggctgcccccctccagcccgGCACCCCCCacgcctccagcccagccccgcaccccccaaCCCGGCCGCTCCTCCCCGCggcccaggcaccgcccccggcCGCTCCCAGCCGGGCCGCGGAACGCTCCCCCGCCGCAGAGCTCCGCATTCCCCGCCCGGCCTGCTCATGCGCGGGGCCCTGGCGGCCCGGCCGGTCCCGCAGCGCAGCGCCCCGCCGCCCGCTCGCCCCTCCCCGCCGCCCGGCGCTCACGGCTGATGCAGTCCCGGTAGATGATCATGGCGGCGGCGGCGCTGCtgggcggcggcggggggaggggggaggcggcgGCGCGGCTCGATCTGTGCGCGGCGAACGACCCGAGAGCGGGAGGGAGCGAGGCGGAAAGGGCCGAGTCAGCGGCTTCCAGAGCTCATATAGCGGGCACGTCCCTGGCGCGTCACCAATCCCTGCGCTCTTCGCAGCGCCGAAAACAGTGACGTagcacacacaccctgcagcgCGGCGCCACCTTGCGGCCAAAGCGGAGCCGGCGGCGGCCTGGCGTTGGCTCCAGCGAGACGGGGAAGCCCCGCGCCGCACTGCGACTGCGCGGCTCTCTGACCCAGGGAGTCTCCAGTAGCGTTGCTGCCAGTGGCAATGGGCAAAGCTGTCCCTGAGTTCAATGGCacgacccagccctgcccctcagcgCTGCGCCCCGGGAAGGGGCTCGGTGTTGGCACTGACAGCAGTGTGAGCCCTCCTGGCTGCCGCCTGCCCTTCAGCCTGTGCTGGGCATCatctccgggctggggctggaggtgcacACTGAGCACCAAAactagagttaccatatttcaacaatcaaaaaagaggacgggaggagccccgccctagccccgcccctgtcctgccctaaccctgccccttccactccctcccacttccggccccctcagaacccccaaccctcccccccactccttgtcccctgactgcccactcctgagaccttccccacatcctaactggccccctaggaccctaccccctacctgtcccctgactgccccaacctttatccacacccccaccccctgacagccccccccagaactcctgacccatctaaacccctctgctccctgtcccctgactgctccgatccctctccccacccctgccactagggttaccatacgtccggattttcccggacatgtccggcttttgggggctcaaatccccgtccggggggaaatccccaaaagccgggcatgtccgggaaaatcgggagggagggagggctcggccggggtcggcggtgcggggccgggcggggagccgggggcgcggtgccgggccggggtccgggccgggagccaggggtccgggcccgcggggccggggagccggtcgtggggccggggagccgggcccggagccggtcgcggggccggggagctgggcccgcagggccgggagccggtctggggtcgcggggccggggtcgcggggccgggagccggggggtgcgccgggctgccgtgggccggcagtgctgggcgggccaggggtggtcggccaggggccggggccggcacccagggcccaagccgacccaagctggagccgccggggggccagcctgggccgcgcctcctccccccacactcccccttacctgcttcaggcttcccgcgaatcaaatgttcgcgggaagcaggggagggggcggagttggggcgggggcctgggcggggctgggtgcggggccggggccccatggagtgtcctccatttggaggcacaaaatatggtaaccctacctgccacccaccccagaactcccaaacaccccccctgctccttgtcccctgactgccccctcctgggacccctgctcctaactgcctccagaaccccaccccctacctaagcctccctgtgccttctcccctaactgccctctcctgagacccccctacctgtactctgactgcccaaaaccttacacccccaacccccagacagcccccccgaactcctgacccatccaaccctcccccctgctccctgtctcttgactacccccctcagaacctccctgccgcttctctggtcccctgccccccttactgtgctgcagagcagcgcgctcggcagcgggggaggggagcagggtcggagctccagactgccggaggcccgaggcaAACGGCCGGccggtgatctgcgaatgcaggggcgggggagggagggagagagaggaggggagtggtctcaagttgcagtggagaggagggggaagtggaggaagggctctggctgccggagccccctgCGAGTGGCAcaatccggccggctgccctgtaatccatgcacgctctgcatgggggggaaatccggacattgacaaattccccccggacgctatttttaactcaaaaaagccggacatgtctgggggaatccggacgaatggtaaccctaaccaaaacaaggagtccggtggcacctgaaagactaacagatttatttggacataagctttcctgggtaaaaacccgcttcttcagatgcatggagggaAAAttgcagatgcaggcattattacaCTG
Coding sequences within it:
- the TPT1 gene encoding translationally-controlled tumor protein, which translates into the protein MIIYRDCISQDEMFSDIYSIREVADGLCLEVEGKMVTRTEGQIADALIGGNASSEAIEEGTDPTVITGVDIVMNHHLQETSFTKESYKKYIKDYMKAIKARLEEHKPDRVKPFMTGAAEQVKHILANFKNYQFFVGENMNPDGMVALLDFREDGVTPYMIFFKDGLETEKC